TACCGAGCTATATGCTTCAATAATGGTGGTTGGTCAGACAAGGAAATACCTGTCTGTACGAACTGGTACACCAAGTTTTGATTCCTTGCCAGCATATGAAGCCAAAGGTCTGTCATCTCGCCAATGCTCATCGTTTGTTGGCACAGCCAAACCCTTGTAAATCATGGATTTGTTGTTACTTGCTAGTCCAAAATTCAAATTATCACCCATCATTTAACTTCTCTGGTTCTTTTTTCAGGACTTTGAAGCTTCTGCAAGTGAATGTTATATTTTTGTTAAATATGAAATGCTTGCTGAACCTGGTTGACACATTATTTAACTGGAACAATTCTCAATTTTCTCTTACTGAATTCTTTCTCCAGTACCATGATCTCAAACATGATAAAGGAAGGGAAAATTGTTCCTGCTGAGGTAACGATTAAGCTTTTACAAAAGGCTATGCTTGAAGGTGGAAACGACAAATTTCTTATCGATGGATTTCCCCGGAACGAAGAGAATCGTGCTGCTTTTGAGGATCTTGTAAGTTGGCAGTACACTTGTTGTTTAATTATAAAATCTAATTAATTTACTATGTACAATCAGTGACAACTTGCTTTGGTCTCATAGACAAAAATTGAGCCAGAATTCATACTATATTTTGATTGTCCAGAGGAAGAGATGGAACGACGACTTTTAAGTCGCAACCAGGTTCTCTCTCATTTGCTTTCTCAATTTTCTATACGCCTCATATGCCTGTGAATCATTAAATTTCTGTATGATTCAGGGGAGAGTCGATGATAACATTGAGACTATAAGGAAGCGTTTTAGGGTTTTTGTTGAATCCAGTTTACCTGTAGTTGAGTACTATGAACTGAAGGGCAAAGTTCGAAAGGTATCTGCAAGCTGTTCCTTTCGAAGATTTTGTCAAAGCaagcttttgttatttttatttctcAAATTACTATGACAGTTCATGGTTGCTTGATTTGCCATTTGAAGTGCCAACTTTCATGATATTATTAGAATAACATTGTAgatactttttattttttgtaaattgTTTGTTGTTGCTTTTCTCGTGAGTGTTCTCAGTTCTCCTTGGGGTGTTTCTAAGCAATACTGAGGTGGTATATAATATAACTAGCACTCTGGATTGATTCCTTACAGGTTGATGCACTAAAGCCTATCGATGAAGTTTTTGAAACTGTAAAGGCCATTTTTGCTCCATTCCACACCAAAGTAAGCTTCTGATTTTTCATGATGCTTTTATCAAGATGCATGTGTACATCAGCAGTATCTTATTAGAAAATGGCTTCATCAATCTAGAACCTAAGTGACTAACTTGACGAGGCACTGATCCATCTATGGACAAAGTAGTTCCTTGACACCTAAACTAgaaaataatttactaatattATAGTGCTCACTGCATGAACATCAGGTTAGCAGGTTCATTCCTTTGCATCATGCATGCTGCACATTTTTCCAGGAAATTTGTTGCCCAGGATGTGATTAAGATGATTAAAACTTCTGTTACCTTGGATATTTTGAAATCCACATAAACAAGAAACACATGTGACTGACCTTTTATAAACTAATGTGATACactagttcttttttccttttacttatTGGCTTTACTTGTTTGCATGTATTTTCAGGTTGACTAGAGCTGGCTTGATGATGTTAACCTGCATTAAATAAAAGGTAATATTATACTGGGATGCTGCTGTTGTTGGATAATGTTGTTGATTAATTAGATAGGGTAACCACTTAACAAAATACTGGATGCATTTTTATGTGTAGACAACATTTAAATACCTTGAAGACCGCTCAATTTCTTAAAATTCATTGGCGTCATGTTCAAACTTTTAGATTAATTTTGTTGTTTCCAACACTCCTACACATGGTCTTCAACATTTAAATACCTCAACTTCATGTACCAGACCCCTATTGATTCAGTAACATATCACGGAATGGTTTTTTGGTTGGGGAGGGGAGAGGGGGAGGGGGTTGCTTAAGGAGGAAGTGATAGTAAagtggagaagaagagaggagttcCGGTTTAGTAGGGCCGATGAGCCATGAAGAATGAACTGGTATATAATCCTTTTAATTCTACATTTAGGTGGATCAGCTAAGAATTTAatactttttttaaaattaaagcatAGTGTTAAAAACTTGGCACAACCTGCTAGAGGGATCAACATAAGCTTTACAATTATTCTGTTCTGTCCATATGGCATAAATTAATTTAGATATTTAAGATTATATGAAATACAAGAGGATTATGGAATATTGAAGTAATAATGTTAATTTTtggttgatgatatgctaattgaATATGCAGTAGAATATCTAAATGCCTTGAAAAACAAATTAACAAAGTCCTATTCAGGCATCAGGTGTTACAATTGTGGAATTATTGATATAACTTTTTAACATTAATATCTCAATGGAACTAAACTATTATGTTTCGACACTTGATGATCACCATCAAATGCTATGTATCTGATACATTAGATCTCTAAATACTTTAGATCTATCATTTCATCAACACCTGTAGGCACATTTAAATTGTGTGAGAATTTCCGAAGATTGGATTGTCTAGAATAAATTGagtagtttcaaaacacaaactaATTCCTCAAGCTGCTAAATTTCGTATAAGCTTAGTTTTTTATTCAAAATTctcattattattttgatgaatcCTTGTTTAAGTATGATTTATTATCTTAGTGTTTGCAAATCTGGCAGCTCAAATTTTGATAACTCGGGCCATCCAAATTGCTTGGGTGTACTTTAAAGGTTACTTTTAATCTGATATAAGTTAAATATCATACTGGTACTAGATAACTCGCTTTAAAATAATATCCTTATCTATCTAAAGACAAGTTGTTAATCGAGTATCGTGTTTACTCATTTAGCATCTGTAAGTTTGATAACTAGGGTCATTCATGTAGTGTGGTCTTTTCATCTAAATGTGGCCATGTAATCTAAATGTATTTTATTGGTTGTTATTGCAGGTATCGTTCTGTAGCACAGTTTTCTTTAATTTGTAATATTCATCAGCCTATTTTGGCATGTATCGATTAAACTTATGTGTTATTTTTTGTTTAATATAAACATTGTCCAAGCATACCATCTTCAATTGTTAAAGCTGTATTTCATCCTCACAGCTGTATGCATTTGCACTTTGCACTCCTTGAAATAAATTCTGTAGACAGAATTCATTCCTTCATATTTTAACTACCTTTCTGAATGCACTGTGTGATCTCGTTTTCATTAGTTGAGTATTCTGTTCTTTTGCCAATGCAGTCAGTAATTTTATAAGATTGGTAATTAAGGATCTTTGACGTTGTAAGTTCATTCTGTTGGACCTTGAAGGTGTATATCACTATTCCGTGCTCGTTTTATGGTCATGATCTGTCAAAAttcgatttaatcttataaaatccGATTCTTAACTCAAATGATTACATATGCATATTCTTCAACCCATTCATTTGGATATCATTTGAAATGTTAATAATATACAACGACATTTCAGGTTCAAATACATGATAGCAAAAGCACACCCGCTGGGGGCAGAGGAGGTAGACTTCACAAAGGCTGACACTTCCTGACACAAGTTGAAATGGACACGGCACTTTTCACAAAGCACTGCAGCTCGCTCGCCCTCGCCAATGCCAAAGAGCCTTCCCCAGCTTTTATTACGCTGTACTCTCCTCGCTCCTCACGTGTCCCATCACCTCCTCATCATGCGACCTTTCTCACCCTGTCGCCCACACCGCATACACCTATTTTACAGCCGCCTGTGGTTTTCTTTAGACTATTCCCAACCCCTGTGGTTTTCTTTAGACTATTCGCAACCCCTTGTTTTAGAGATCCGATGCAAATATGCAGTTAGAGCGACAACTTTGCAACTTGACTCGGGTTTTTATGTAACAATGAAGATTTAGCGTAAATTTAATTCCGCTCTATATATTTATCCAAATACTAATAATACCTTCTCTACAATTTTCATTACtgtcattaattttttaataattcttgtttttttaattaatatattaatattagtaaaaaaattaaatatcaatATTCTCTTATTATTTATGTATTATAAATTTTCAGGGACAAATATGAAAATTTCTGACTTTAGAAGGGCGTATATATAATTTTGTCAGGAAATTAAACAGTTTCTCTGTCATTAATTGCCTTTCGTCCCCAGAGCAAATAAATGAGGCATCACCACATGGTCCCCACTCCCATCTATCACACGCACTCTTCCCCGCTCTGCTTTTACTGTTCTCTGTTCATTAACTTTTGAACGGGCCTAAACGGGGCCCCACCGCATCCCCcttcagctgctgctgctgctgctgcttctctctctctctctctctctttctctcactctcactctctctctctctctctctctcggacacACGCATCACCACTTCGCTTCTCCGTCTTCTACTCTCTTTCTCCGCCTTCCGCCGCCCCCGGGTAGCGAATGAGATTCTAGGGTTCGGACCACTGACGGAGATGGGCTGCTTCCACTCCAAGACCACCAATGTCCAGTCCCCCGACGAGGAGTCCCTTCCGGCCGACAAGCCAGATCTACGTACCAATcgccttccccttctcctcctcttctttattTTGTTCTCTTAGTGATACTTTTCGTGATCTTGCTTTGGGGGTGGGCCTTGAAAGCGAATGGGGACGCGGGGGAGCAGGACCAGGTGCCAGCGTTCAAGGAATACGGACTCGCTGAGCTGAGGGCCGCCACCAAAGGGTTCAGCCCCGAGATGATCGTTTCCGAGAGCGGGGAGAAGGCGCCGAACGTCGTCTACCGCGGGAACCTCGACGGGGGGCGGCTGGTGGCCGTGAAGAGGTTCTCGAAGCAGTCGTGGCCCGACGCTCAACAGTTTGTGGTTGGATCTCTTGCTCTTTCGCTTTAGATTTTGGTGTTTGGTGCTTGATTTGTTTGGGAACGGTATCAATGGGTTTAATGTTTGGTTCTGCTAATGAAGACGGAGGCGGCGGGCGTGGGCAAGTTGCGGCACACGAGGTTGGTGAACTTGATCGGCTGCTGCGCGGAAGGTGACGAGAGACTTCTCGTGGCGGAGTTCATGCCTAATGATACATTGTCCAAGCATCTCTTCCACTGTATGATACTTCTATACTATTAATTTTTCAGTTGCATTTTCCTTTCTTTATGTCACTTGTTGTCGAAGTGCCTTTTTGAGTAAAACTTCCTTTCTTCCTTGCCGTAGGGGATCTTTTTGCTAAATATAGATTATGTCAGCTTAGCTCTTTCTACTTCAGGGAAATATTAGTTTATATAACGGTATTAGATGCATTACTCGTTAActctttttatttctatttcAGGGAAGTATTAGTTTATGTAACGGTATTAGATGCATTACTCATTACGTATTATGCAGCAAGCGTGGTCGTCCAATTTTGGAAGGACAGCATTATAGGCACATGGATGCTTCTGAGAGGCAGTAAAAAAGGATAATTTCTGGCAAATCATGGTGGAGGAATGTCCTCTGTCGACATGTACTGACAATCTCATGTAATTAGTACAAAAAAAGGAAATTTTGGTGGATGCTGTAACAAATTTATGCTTCACAACAGAGTCTGGAGGATTTTGGGTGGAACCTTCGAGAAATTCGAACTCCTTACATTTTACATTTGGTACTTGTTAACTTGTATGGTTTAAGGGGATTATGCAGTGGAAGAGACCATAGTTGGCTTCCTAGGGAGTTCTTAGAAAGGATCTTAGAACATTTCTGGGTTGATATTTTCTTGCTAGTGCTATATAATATGAGATTTTCTTGTCATATCTATCTTGGGCTCAGATCCATGATTAAGTATATCTTGCTTATCATTTAACCGGTCCCAAACAATTTTTTGAGCCGGTGTTTGTGATCTTGGCAAGCTTGGTTTCAATCTGAGCTTGGTCCATTAAAAATGGATAGCTCCATTTGTTTGTATCATGAGATATATCctcattcttctttttctttttaagaataGAAAGATGGTGCACATTTCATTGTCGGAAATGAAGTTTATTCTTTTTTGTTCGGCTTCATCTTATTACACCGTACTATTGCTGAATCTTTGTATGCTTGTAAGGGCATTACAGATTATGTTGCCCATTTAACATTCAGTTCCATTGTAGACTATTCAAGTAGTATGGGGTGCTGAACAACTACGTCAAATGTTTTTCCGGATCAAATTTAAATATCTCTAGTGTTGATTTTCTTCTGGTTTGTTAGCATTCAGTTTTCTATTTTCATTGTACTTGAAGTCTGATCAAGTAACTAGGTTTGTTTCCTTGTTGATCTTCGTGATAAGAATCTAGATTCAAGGAATTTCCTCGAGGAGCTTTTTGGTGTCCTGGTATACAGTAGAGAGAAGGTGCATGGATGAGAAGGATGGGAAGCATAGCTAGCTAAATCTTGTTTACTTTTTCAATCATCTGTCACATCATAatattcttgtgttcaaattcttATTGACATATCGTGATAATTATTTACTATGGTGGTAGTTCAAGTTATCGCAATCCTCTTTTCCAATTTAAACTTTGAAGTTCCATGCTTATTTGCATTAATCTTTCATGGTTGGCAATCCTTCTATTTCTTGTGTATTTGTTAGTATTCGATACAACTTTTGTTTATTTCGGTGCAGAATTAGAACATAGAATTCTTAAATTTTCCTATGTCAATGTTAAATAACTTTTTCATCTTCATCTGACTTATAGTTTTCTGTTCTCAGCTTAAACTtcaaatattttcattgcatatccaagtacaaatatttattttgattgttTTCCCACTGTTCCAGTGCCTGCGATTTCAATGCTGTTGTTAATTCTGCACCTTTTTTATGATATGATCTTGCTAATTGATATTTAACAACTAATATGGATTTTGAAAGTCAAAATGTTGCTTTGCTAGCTTTATGAATCTAAGAAATATATAACATTGGCAGGGGATAAGCATCCATTACCATGGCAAATGAGAGTGAGGGTGGCATTCTACATTGCCCAAGCGCTTGACCACTGTAATACTGAAAATCGGAGAATTTATCATGACCTAAATGCTTATAGAGTCCTATTTGATGAGGTATGAAAATTTGAAGTTGTTTGAAAGTGATGCTTTACTTTCTTGCATTTCATATTTATTGATTTGAGCTAAAGAATTATATAATTAGGGATCTTCATCAAGTTAAGTGCCATTTTCGCATATTTGTAAAATTTCTAATTGACTTTGGAATGTAATGGTTCTTCTCTTGATTAGGTTTTGTTCTTTGTTAGTTGCAACTGAAAGACTTAGATTTTCCTGGAATGATGATTAAAACAATTACACCCATATTTATTGTTTACTAGCCATGCTCCATAAAGAATGTTgtgtttgaattttctttttaatctgTTTGTTTATTAGTTTGGACTaattcttgattttttaaaattatctat
Above is a genomic segment from Musa acuminata AAA Group cultivar baxijiao chromosome BXJ3-4, Cavendish_Baxijiao_AAA, whole genome shotgun sequence containing:
- the LOC103981259 gene encoding UMP-CMP kinase 4 isoform X1; amino-acid sequence: MVDSSKDVNGSFSGDKKIIVVFVLGGPGSGKGTQCAKIVENFGFTHLSAGDLLRAEIKSGSENGTMISNMIKEGKIVPAEVTIKLLQKAMLEGGNDKFLIDGFPRNEENRAAFEDLTKIEPEFILYFDCPEEEMERRLLSRNQGRVDDNIETIRKRFRVFVESSLPVVEYYELKGKVRKVDALKPIDEVFETVKAIFAPFHTKVSF
- the LOC103981259 gene encoding UMP-CMP kinase 4 isoform X2 → MVDSSKDVNGSFSGDKKIIVVFVLGGPGSGKGTQCAKIVENFGFTHLSAGDLLRAEIKSGSENGTMISNMIKEGKIVPAEVTIKLLQKAMLEGGNDKFLIDGFPRNEENRAAFEDLTKIEPEFILYFDCPEEEMERRLLSRNQGRVDDNIETIRKRFRVFVESSLPVVEYYELKGKVRKVDALKPIDEVFETVKAIFAPFHTKVD